Proteins encoded by one window of Pseudomonas coleopterorum:
- the tadA gene encoding tRNA adenosine(34) deaminase TadA, translating to MKYAQIIDRSRDQFFMAEALALAAEGAALGEVPVGAVLVQQGEIVGRGFNCPIRGHDPSAHAEMVAIRNAAQTVQNYRLPGSTLYVTLEPCSMCAGLIVHSRIARVVFGALEPKAGVAQSQGQFFSQGFLNHRLVVEGGVLAEECGAILSEFFRARRAKG from the coding sequence GTGAAGTACGCACAGATCATCGATCGCAGCCGCGATCAGTTCTTCATGGCCGAGGCCCTGGCCTTGGCAGCCGAAGGCGCGGCGCTGGGCGAGGTGCCGGTAGGCGCGGTGCTGGTGCAGCAGGGCGAAATCGTCGGGCGCGGATTCAATTGCCCCATCAGGGGCCACGACCCCAGCGCCCACGCCGAGATGGTCGCCATCCGCAACGCTGCGCAAACGGTGCAGAACTATCGGCTGCCGGGCAGCACCCTGTACGTCACCCTGGAGCCTTGCAGCATGTGTGCGGGGCTTATCGTGCATTCGCGCATTGCGCGGGTGGTATTCGGTGCGCTCGAACCCAAGGCGGGCGTCGCGCAGAGCCAGGGACAGTTCTTCAGTCAGGGTTTTCTGAACCACCGGCTGGTGGTGGAGGGGGGCGTGTTGGCCGAAGAATGCGGGGCTATCTTGAGCGAATTTTTCAGGGCGCGGCGGGCGAAGGGCTGA
- the mltF gene encoding membrane-bound lytic murein transglycosylase MltF encodes MLTQTVLRSRCAKWLFATGLLLLLSGCVDKPSTLERVKEDGVLRVITRNSPATYFQDRNGETGFEYELVKRFADDLGVELKIETADNLDDIFAGLSQPKGPVLAAAGLVTSEVREKQARFSHPYLEVTPQVIYRNGQNRPTDAAELVGKKIMVLKGSSHAEQLAKLKLQYPAIEYEESDAVEVVDLLRMVDEGQIDLTLVDSNEVAMNQVYFPNVRVAFDLGDGRDQRWAVAAGEDNSLLDEVNRFIDKVKGNGTLQRLKDRYYGHVDVLGYVGAYTFAQHLQQRLPKFEKTFQASAKQEKVDWRLLAAIGYQESMWQASVTSKTGVRGLMMLTQNTAQAMGVSNRLDPKQSINGGAKYFAYVKDQLDASIEEPDRTWFALAAYNIGGGHLDDARKLAEGEGLNPNKWLDVKKMLPRLAQKKWYSKTRYGYARGGEPVHFVANIRRYYDILTWVTQPQLEGSQVADGNLHVPGVDQSKPAQQTPPL; translated from the coding sequence ATGCTCACCCAGACCGTCTTACGCTCGCGCTGCGCCAAATGGCTCTTCGCAACCGGACTTCTCCTGCTGCTCAGTGGCTGTGTTGATAAACCCAGCACGCTCGAGCGGGTCAAGGAGGACGGCGTGCTGCGCGTCATAACCCGCAACAGCCCGGCGACCTATTTCCAGGATCGCAACGGCGAAACCGGTTTCGAATACGAACTGGTCAAGCGTTTCGCTGATGACCTGGGGGTCGAACTCAAGATCGAAACCGCCGACAACCTCGACGATATCTTCGCCGGCCTGAGCCAGCCCAAGGGGCCGGTACTGGCCGCCGCCGGTCTGGTGACCAGCGAGGTTCGCGAGAAACAGGCGCGCTTCTCCCACCCCTACCTGGAAGTGACACCGCAGGTCATCTATCGCAACGGCCAGAACCGTCCTACCGATGCCGCCGAGCTGGTCGGCAAGAAGATCATGGTGCTCAAGGGCAGCAGCCACGCCGAGCAACTGGCCAAGCTGAAGCTGCAGTACCCGGCGATCGAGTACGAGGAGTCCGATGCGGTGGAGGTGGTGGATCTGCTGCGCATGGTCGACGAAGGGCAGATCGACCTGACCCTGGTCGACTCCAACGAGGTCGCCATGAACCAGGTGTATTTCCCCAACGTGCGGGTCGCCTTCGACCTGGGTGACGGCCGCGACCAGCGCTGGGCCGTGGCCGCAGGCGAGGACAACAGCTTGCTCGATGAGGTCAACCGCTTCATCGACAAGGTCAAGGGCAACGGCACCCTGCAGCGACTCAAGGACCGTTATTACGGGCATGTCGATGTGCTGGGCTACGTCGGCGCCTACACCTTTGCCCAGCACCTGCAACAACGTTTGCCCAAGTTCGAGAAGACTTTCCAGGCTTCGGCCAAGCAGGAAAAGGTCGATTGGCGGCTGCTGGCAGCCATCGGCTATCAGGAGTCCATGTGGCAGGCCAGCGTGACCTCCAAGACTGGCGTGCGCGGCTTGATGATGTTGACCCAGAACACCGCCCAGGCCATGGGCGTGAGCAACCGCCTGGACCCCAAGCAAAGCATCAACGGCGGTGCCAAGTACTTTGCCTACGTCAAGGACCAACTCGACGCCAGCATCGAGGAGCCCGATCGCACCTGGTTCGCACTGGCGGCCTATAATATTGGCGGTGGTCATCTGGACGACGCGCGCAAACTGGCCGAGGGCGAAGGGTTGAACCCGAACAAATGGCTGGACGTGAAGAAGATGCTGCCGCGCCTGGCGCAGAAGAAGTGGTACAGCAAGACGCGTTACGGCTACGCACGCGGGGGCGAACCGGTGCACTTCGTCGCCAACATCCGCCGCTACTACGACATTCTCACCTGGGTGACCCAGCCGCAGCTCGAAGGCAGCCAGGTCGCCGATGGCAACCTGCATGTGCCCGGCGTCGACCAGTCAAAGCCTGCACAGCAGACCCCACCCCTCTAA